A single Phragmites australis chromosome 4, lpPhrAust1.1, whole genome shotgun sequence DNA region contains:
- the LOC133916162 gene encoding hydroxyacylglutathione hydrolase cytoplasmic, with amino-acid sequence MKVVSVPCLEDNYAYLIVDESTKKAAAVDPVEPEKVLKAASEVGAHIDCVLTTHHHWDHAGGNEKMRLEMPGIKVFGGSLDNVKGCTDQVENGTKLSLGKDIEILCLHTPCHTKGHISYYVSSKEEEDPAVFTGDTLFIAGCGRFFEGTAEQMYQSLIVTLGSLPKPTRVYCGHEYTVKNIKFMLTVEPENEKMKQKLEWAQKQREANQPTVPSTIGDEFEINTFMRVDLPEIQAKFGAKSPVEALREVRKIKDNWRG; translated from the exons ATGAAGGTAGTTTCGGTCCCTTGCCTGGAGGACAACTATGCCTACCT AATCGTGGACGAGAGCACCAAGAAGGCGGCGGCCGTTGACCCGGTGGAGCCGGAGAAGGTTCTGAAGGCGGCCAGCGAGGTCGGCGCCCACATCGACTGCGTCCTGACCACCCACCACCACTG GGATCATGCTGGTGGcaatgagaagatgaggctggaGATGCCTGGGATAAAGGTCTTCGGAGGGTCCCTGGACAATGTGAAAGGCTGCACTGATCAGGTGGAGAATGGAACCAAGTTGTCTCTTGGAAAGGACATTGAGATACTATGCCTACACACGCCATG CCACACAAAAGGTCATATTAGCTACTACGTTAGTAGTAAAGAGGAGGAAGATCCAGCGGTGTTTACTGGAGACACCTTG TTTATTGCTGGTTGTGGGAGGTTCTTTGAGGGTACTGCAGAGCAAATGTATCAGTCCCTTATTGTTACACTGGGTTCGCTGCCAAAGCCAACTCGAGTTTACTGTGGGCATGAG TACACTGTAAAGAACATAAAATTCATGCTGACAGTGGAGCCAGAGAATGAAAAGATGAAACAGAAACTGGAATGGGCTCAAAAGCAGCGTGAAGCAAATCAACCAACTGTTCCTTCAACTATAGGAGACGAGTTTGAGATAAATACTTTCATGCGCGTCGATCTACCAGAAATACAG GCAAAATTTGGTGCCAAGTCTCCAGTTGAAGCACTGAGAGAAGTCAGGAAGATCAAGGATAACTGGAGAGGTTGA